In the genome of Chryseobacterium sp. 52, the window AGCAAGGTGTTTTCTTGCCTCTGCTACAGCTTCTGTATCAAATCCTGCAAAAACAGTTGTTAAGTGATCAGGCTTTTTCTCCCCTGTCAAAGAATATACAACTCCCGGTCTTGCTGCTCCTGCTGCACATCCACAAACTGAATTGATGACCAATAGAGTAGTTCCCGACTGCTTTAAAGCCTCTTCTACCTGTGCTGGAGATGTTAGATCTTCGAAACCTTTATCTGTAAGTTCTGCCTTCATTGGCATTACTAAATCTGTTGGATACATATATTTTGTTTTTTATCGCTACAAAGTTAAACATTTCCTAGCTTTTCTTCAATATATAAAAACTATCAATCG includes:
- a CDS encoding BrxA/BrxB family bacilliredoxin translates to MYPTDLVMPMKAELTDKGFEDLTSPAQVEEALKQSGTTLLVINSVCGCAAGAARPGVVYSLTGEKKPDHLTTVFAGFDTEAVAEARKHLAPFPPSSPCVALFKDGELVHMLERHHIEGNPAGAIAANLQAAFDEYC